The Deinococcus aquaticus genomic interval CGCGTGACCCGGCATCCAGAAAGTCCAGGCCCTCGTCGAGGATCAGCAGGCGCGGGCGGTGCGCGGCGGCGCGGGCCAGCAGCAGCCGCCGCAACTGCCCCTGCGAGAGCGTGTCGGCCGGGCGGTCCAGCAGGTCCGTGACGTTCAGGACGGCGGCCAGCCGGGTCACCTCGGCGTGCTGCGCGGCGTTCAGGGTGTGCGTGAACCCTTCCGTGCCGTCCCAGGCGCTGCCGATCACGTCCCGGCCGGTCCACTCGCGCCGCTGCCGGATGCCCAGTTCCGCGCTGACCAGTCCCACACCGCGCCGCCGGTCGCTCAGCAGGTCGCGCGTCAGGAAGGGCCGCGTGACCTGCCCGCCCAGGGCGGGGTGCAGTTCCCCGGCGATCAGGCGGGCCAGGGTGCTCTTGCCGCTGCCGTTCTCGCCGGTCACCAGCCAGTGCTGCCCGGCCTGCCACGACCACGTGAGGGGTCCCAGGGCGCGGTGCCCGTTGCGGTAGACCGCCGCGTTCTCCAGGCAGACCAGCTCACGCGGCAGTCCGGCAGTGGGGGGGGAGGGCAGGGCCGGCCAGTCCGGCGCGTCAAGGCGGGTGGGGAGCGTCGTCTCTACGCGCCCGTCCTGCACGCTCAGGGTCCGCCACGGCAGGTCCGGCGCTTCCTCCGGTCGGTGAGAGGCCAGCACGACCGATACGCCCGAGGCGTGCACGGCGGCAATCACGCCGCCCAGCTCCGCGCGGGCCTCGCCGCTCAGGCCGTCCGTGAACTCGTCGAGCAGCAGCAGTTCCGGCGCGGGCATCAATGCCGCGCCCAGCACTGCCCGCCGCCGCTGCCCGTGACTGAGGGTCCGCACGTCCCGCCCCAGCAACGCCCCCAGCCCGGTCAGGGCCGCCACGTCGGCCACGCGCCGCTCCTCGGCAGGAGTGGCCTCCCACAGGTTCAGGCGCTCGCCGCGCGCCGCGCCCAGCAGCAGGTCCCGCACCGTCACCGCCCAGTCGCGCGTCAGGTAGAACGCTTCCGCGTCCGGGCCCACCACCGCCAGGGACCGCCGCGCCCGCACCGCCGACTGCTGCTCCTGCCCGCCCAGCCGGTACACCCGCTCGCCGCGCAGCGGGGCGACCTCGCCCGACAGCAGCCTCAGTAGCGAAGTCTTGCCGCCCCCGTTCGGGCCGCGCAGCAGCAGCGCCTCACCCCGCGCGACCTCCAGCGTCACGCCGCTCAGCAGCGTGCGGCCCCCGGCCACCACCGTCACGTCCTTCAAGGTCACCAGCGCCGTCATGCCCGCGAGTCTAGCGGCCCCGGCGCAGCGCAGACGGCAAACCGCGCACGGCGCCGGGCAGGTGCGTGCTTTGCTGGGGGCATGACCCGCACGCTGCACCTGATCAAGCACGGCCGCCCAGTGACCGACCCGCAGGTGCCCGCGCACGACTGGCCGCTGGCCGACGATGCCCTGACCGGACTGCCCACCCTGCTGGCGGCCCTGCACCCCCGCCCGGACCTCGTGGCGTGCAGTGTGGAACCCAAGGCGCACGCCACCGCGCAGGGACTGGCCGCCGCGTTGGGTGTGCCGCTGCGGCCCATGCAGGGCTTGCACGAGCAACTGCGCTACACGGCCCCCTGGCGACCCGACCCGGCCGGGTTCGAAGCGGACATCCGCCGGGTCTTTCAGTTTCCGGAGCAGGTGGTCAGCGGTGAGGAAAGCGCCCGCGACGCCCTGACACGGTTCACCAATGCCGTCACGGCCGTCATGGCGGCCCACCCGCAGCCGTGCGTGGCCGTCGTGTCGCACGGCACGGTCATCAGCCTGCTCGCCGCCCACCTGACCGGCCGTGACCCCTGGACGGTCTGGCGGGCGCTGCCACTGCTGGGCAGCATGACCGTGCCCTGGCCGTACCAGCCTGCGCAGGGAACCTTCGCGCGGCCCGGCGCGTAAGGAGCGGTACACAGGAGGCATCATGGGATTCACTGTTTTCGTCAGCGTTCTGCTGCTGCTGGTCATCATTACGCTGCTTGCCGGGGTCAAGAGTGTGCCCCAGGGGTACCAGTGGACCCAGGAACGCTTCGGCAAGTTCCAGCGGTCCCTCCACCCCGGCCTGAACCTGATCATTCCGTACATCGACCGGATCGGCCGCAAGGTCAACATGATGGAACAGGTCCTCGACGTGCCCAGCCAGGAAATCATCACCCGCGACAACGCGCTTGTCACCGTGGACGCCGTCGTGTTCTACCAGGTGCTCGACGCCGCCAAGGCCAGTTACGAGGTCGGGAATCTTCAGCAGGCCAGCCTGAACCTCACCATGACCAACATCCGCACCGTGATGGGCAGCATGGACCTTGACGAACTCCTCAGCAACCGCGACCAGATCAATGCCCGCCTGCTCGGCGTGGTGGACGAGGCCACCGCCCCCTGGGGCATTAAGGTCACGCGAATAGAAGTCAAGGACATCAAGCCGCCCGCCGATCTGGTCGCCAGCATGGCCCGCCAGATGAAAGCTGAACGCGAGAAACGCGCCAACATCCTCGACGCCGAGGGCTTCCGGCAGGCCGCCATCCTGAAAGCCGAAGGCGAGAAACAGGCCGAGATCCTGAACGCCGAGGGCCGCCGGCAGGCCGCCTTCCTGGAAGCCGAGGCCCGCGAACGGCAGGCGCAGGCCGAGGCCGAAGCGACCCGCATGGTCAGCGAGGCCATCGCCGCCGGGAACGTGCAGGCCATCAACTACTTCGTCGCGCAGCGGTACGTGGACGCCCTGAAAGAGATCGCCACGGCCCCCAACCAGAAGACGCTGATCCTGCCGGTCGAGGCCGTCAGTGTGCTCGGCAGCTTGCAAGGCATCGCGGAAGTCGCGCGTGAGGCCTTCGGCGGCCGCAAGGACTAGGCGCGTGGACTGGCTGCCCACCCTGGAGCGCGTGCAACCCTGGCACTGGTGGGTGCTGGGCGCGCTGCTGCTGATCCTGGAAGTCGCCGCGCCCGGCGTGTTCTTCGTGTGGCTGGCCCTGGCCTCCTTCGCGCTGGGACTGGTCGTGTTCGTCCTGCCGGTCCCGGTCGCCGTGCAACTGCTGCTGTTCGCGGCCCTGAGCGTTGCCAGCGTCCTGCTGGGCCGACGCTACCTGAGCCGCCTGCTGCCCGACTCGCCCGAGTCGAACGGCCTGAACCTGGGCAGCGGCCGGCTGGTCGGGCAGACCGTGACCGTCACGCAGGCCATCGAGAACGGCGTGGGCCGCGTGCGCGTCGCGGACGGCGAGTGGCGCGCCACCGGCCCCGACACGCCCGCCGGGTCCCGCGTGCTGATCGTCGCGGCCGACGGCGCGACCCTGCACGTCCGTGAGGTCAACGGCACCTGGACCTGAGCTGATTCAGAGAATGCGGCACGCGGCCAGGGCATCTGCTCTGGCCGCGCCTGCTGTTCTCCCGGTCTACGTGCCGCGCCGCACCGGGTACAGCCAGGGCCGCAGCGTCCGTGACAGCAGTGGCAGCACCGGCCAGTTCAGGAAGATGGTGGACAGCGTGGCGGTCGCCAGCGTGGCCGCCCAGGCGGGCCAGTCGCCCGTCACGGGAGCCAGCAGCCACGCGAACAGCATGATCAGCGGGTACACGCCCACCACGCCCACCAGCACGTTCTTCCACAGCGGCGGCGCCGGCAGCCGCGAGGGCCGGTCGAACCACGCCTCCAGCCCCTGCGCCTCGCGGTACTCGACCTCGCCCGCTGTGAAGCGGTCCAGTTCCGTCAGCGCCTCGCGGTAGGCGGGCGATGACCGCCACGCCTCCAGCGACGCCCGGTCCCGGAAGCGCACCAGCGTCACGTACTCCGCGACCGGCCCGCTCAGGTCCCGCAGGACATGCAGCCCCACGAAACCCGGCCGCGCCCCCTGAAGGACGTGCAG includes:
- a CDS encoding ATP-binding cassette domain-containing protein, giving the protein MTALVTLKDVTVVAGGRTLLSGVTLEVARGEALLLRGPNGGGKTSLLRLLSGEVAPLRGERVYRLGGQEQQSAVRARRSLAVVGPDAEAFYLTRDWAVTVRDLLLGAARGERLNLWEATPAEERRVADVAALTGLGALLGRDVRTLSHGQRRRAVLGAALMPAPELLLLDEFTDGLSGEARAELGGVIAAVHASGVSVVLASHRPEEAPDLPWRTLSVQDGRVETTLPTRLDAPDWPALPSPPTAGLPRELVCLENAAVYRNGHRALGPLTWSWQAGQHWLVTGENGSGKSTLARLIAGELHPALGGQVTRPFLTRDLLSDRRRGVGLVSAELGIRQRREWTGRDVIGSAWDGTEGFTHTLNAAQHAEVTRLAAVLNVTDLLDRPADTLSQGQLRRLLLARAAAHRPRLLILDEGLDFLDAGSRAAFLGLLPDLVRGGTHLLIVAHRASDAPAGLTHHLHLSGGQAAFHGPRTPGAASDSAHLQALP
- a CDS encoding histidine phosphatase family protein, translating into MTRTLHLIKHGRPVTDPQVPAHDWPLADDALTGLPTLLAALHPRPDLVACSVEPKAHATAQGLAAALGVPLRPMQGLHEQLRYTAPWRPDPAGFEADIRRVFQFPEQVVSGEESARDALTRFTNAVTAVMAAHPQPCVAVVSHGTVISLLAAHLTGRDPWTVWRALPLLGSMTVPWPYQPAQGTFARPGA
- a CDS encoding SPFH domain-containing protein, which encodes MGFTVFVSVLLLLVIITLLAGVKSVPQGYQWTQERFGKFQRSLHPGLNLIIPYIDRIGRKVNMMEQVLDVPSQEIITRDNALVTVDAVVFYQVLDAAKASYEVGNLQQASLNLTMTNIRTVMGSMDLDELLSNRDQINARLLGVVDEATAPWGIKVTRIEVKDIKPPADLVASMARQMKAEREKRANILDAEGFRQAAILKAEGEKQAEILNAEGRRQAAFLEAEARERQAQAEAEATRMVSEAIAAGNVQAINYFVAQRYVDALKEIATAPNQKTLILPVEAVSVLGSLQGIAEVAREAFGGRKD
- a CDS encoding NfeD family protein, whose protein sequence is MDWLPTLERVQPWHWWVLGALLLILEVAAPGVFFVWLALASFALGLVVFVLPVPVAVQLLLFAALSVASVLLGRRYLSRLLPDSPESNGLNLGSGRLVGQTVTVTQAIENGVGRVRVADGEWRATGPDTPAGSRVLIVAADGATLHVREVNGTWT
- a CDS encoding antibiotic biosynthesis monooxygenase; the protein is MSAHLDPATPDPSPTSAPPTGTGITLVVTERVRRSQLEAYEAWARRLHVLQGARPGFVGLHVLRDLSGPVAEYVTLVRFRDRASLEAWRSSPAYREALTELDRFTAGEVEYREAQGLEAWFDRPSRLPAPPLWKNVLVGVVGVYPLIMLFAWLLAPVTGDWPAWAATLATATLSTIFLNWPVLPLLSRTLRPWLYPVRRGT